The proteins below come from a single Geobacillus thermoleovorans genomic window:
- a CDS encoding LSm family protein translates to MDFATTFEEQLRRLIGETIQVATDNNLIEGRLTDVEDGTIELRAEAGGYERETRTVLIPLTAVNFVREV, encoded by the coding sequence ATGGACTTTGCGACCACATTCGAAGAGCAGCTCCGCCGCCTCATCGGGGAAACGATCCAAGTCGCGACGGACAACAACTTAATAGAGGGACGACTCACCGATGTCGAGGACGGAACGATCGAGCTTAGGGCGGAAGCGGGCGGATACGAGCGGGAAACGCGCACGGTGCTCATTCCGCTGACAGCCGTCAACTTTGTTCGGGAAGTGTAA